Proteins found in one Streptomyces sp. NBC_00461 genomic segment:
- the topA gene encoding type I DNA topoisomerase, whose product MSPTSETAHGGRRLVIVESPAKAKTIKGYLGPGYIVEASVGHIRDLPNGAAEVPEKYTGEVRRLGVDVENDFQPIYVVNADKRAQVKKLKDLLKDSDELFLATDEDREGEAIAWHLLEVLKPKVPVKRMVFHEITKDAIRAAVANPRDLNKRMVDAQETRRILDRLYGYEVSPVLWKKVMPRLSAGRVQSVATRLVVERERERIAFRSAEYWDLTGTFATGRAGDASDPSSLVARLQTVDGRRVAQGRDFDSVGQLKSANTLHLDEANARALAAALEQTRFSVRSVESKPYRRSPYAPFRTTTLQQEASRKLGFGAKATMQVAQKLYENGYITYMRTDSTTLSDTAVTAARAQVTQLYGADYLPPQPRTYAGKVKNAQEAHEAIRPSGDRFRTPAETGLTGDQFKLYELIWKRTVASQMKDATGNSVTVKIGGAAADGRDVEFSASGKTITFHGFLKAYVEGADDPNAELDDRERRLPQVGEGDPLSAEEITVDGHATKPPARYTEASLVKELEEREIGRPSTYASIIGTILDRGYVFKKGTALVPSFLSFAVVNLLEKHFGRLVDYDFTAKMEDDLDRIARGEAQAVPWLKRFYFGEGTNNGNAAEAGNGDGDHLGGLKELVTDLGAIDAREVSSFPVGSGIVLRVGRYGPYIERGEKDSENHQRADVPEDMAPDELTVELAEELLAKPSGDFELGADPVSGHQIIARDGRYGPYVTEVLPEGTPKTGKNAVKPRTASLFKSMSLDTVTLQDALKLMSLPRVVGADAEGQEITAQNGRYGPYLKKGTDSRSLQTEDQLFTITLEEALEIYSQPKQRGRAATKPPLKELGVDPVSEKPVVVKDGRFGPYVTDGETNATLRSGDSVEEITPERGFELLAEKRAKAPAKKTAKKAPAKKAPAKKATAAKKTAAKKTTTAAKKTTAKKTTAKKATASKTASDE is encoded by the coding sequence TTGTCCCCGACCAGCGAGACCGCACACGGCGGCCGCCGACTCGTCATCGTCGAGTCGCCCGCCAAGGCGAAGACGATCAAGGGCTACCTCGGCCCCGGATACATCGTCGAGGCGAGCGTCGGGCACATCCGAGACCTTCCCAACGGCGCCGCGGAGGTGCCGGAGAAGTACACCGGCGAGGTCCGCCGCCTCGGCGTGGACGTCGAGAACGACTTCCAGCCCATCTACGTGGTCAACGCCGACAAGCGGGCCCAGGTCAAGAAGCTCAAGGATCTGCTGAAGGACTCCGACGAGCTCTTCCTCGCCACCGATGAGGACCGAGAGGGCGAGGCCATCGCATGGCACCTCCTGGAGGTGCTCAAGCCCAAGGTCCCGGTCAAGCGCATGGTGTTCCACGAGATCACCAAGGACGCGATCCGTGCGGCCGTCGCCAACCCGCGCGATCTCAACAAGCGCATGGTCGACGCCCAGGAGACCCGCCGCATCCTCGACCGTCTCTACGGCTACGAGGTCTCGCCGGTCCTGTGGAAGAAGGTCATGCCGCGTCTGTCGGCCGGCCGTGTCCAGTCCGTCGCCACCCGGCTCGTGGTCGAGCGGGAACGCGAGCGCATCGCGTTCCGTTCCGCCGAGTACTGGGACCTGACGGGCACCTTCGCGACCGGCCGCGCGGGAGATGCGTCGGACCCGTCGTCGCTGGTCGCCCGTCTGCAGACCGTCGACGGCAGGCGCGTCGCCCAGGGCCGCGACTTCGACTCCGTGGGACAGCTGAAGAGCGCGAACACCCTCCACCTCGACGAGGCGAACGCCCGCGCACTGGCCGCCGCCCTGGAGCAGACGCGGTTCTCCGTCCGCTCCGTCGAGTCGAAGCCGTACCGCCGCTCGCCGTACGCCCCGTTCCGCACGACGACGCTGCAGCAGGAGGCCAGCCGCAAGCTCGGCTTCGGCGCGAAGGCCACCATGCAGGTCGCGCAGAAGCTGTACGAGAACGGCTACATCACCTACATGCGTACGGACTCCACGACGCTGAGCGACACCGCTGTGACCGCCGCCCGCGCCCAGGTGACGCAGCTCTACGGGGCCGACTACCTGCCGCCCCAGCCGCGCACGTACGCCGGCAAGGTCAAGAACGCGCAGGAGGCGCACGAGGCGATCCGTCCCTCGGGTGATCGTTTCCGCACGCCCGCCGAGACCGGTCTGACCGGCGACCAGTTCAAGCTCTACGAGCTGATCTGGAAGCGGACCGTCGCCTCCCAGATGAAGGACGCGACCGGCAACTCGGTCACGGTGAAGATCGGTGGCGCGGCCGCCGACGGCCGGGACGTCGAGTTCAGCGCCTCCGGCAAGACGATCACCTTCCACGGCTTCCTGAAGGCGTACGTCGAGGGTGCCGACGACCCGAACGCCGAGTTGGACGACCGCGAGCGCCGGCTGCCCCAGGTGGGCGAGGGCGACCCACTGTCCGCCGAGGAGATCACGGTCGACGGGCACGCCACCAAGCCCCCGGCCCGCTACACCGAGGCCAGCCTGGTCAAGGAGCTCGAAGAGCGCGAGATCGGCCGCCCGTCGACGTACGCCTCGATCATCGGCACGATCCTCGACCGCGGCTATGTCTTCAAGAAGGGCACGGCACTCGTCCCGTCCTTCCTGTCCTTCGCCGTGGTCAACCTCCTGGAGAAGCACTTCGGGCGGCTCGTCGACTACGACTTCACCGCCAAGATGGAGGACGACCTCGACCGCATCGCACGCGGCGAGGCGCAGGCCGTGCCGTGGCTGAAGCGGTTCTACTTCGGCGAGGGCACCAACAACGGCAACGCGGCCGAGGCGGGCAACGGCGACGGGGACCACCTCGGTGGCCTCAAGGAGCTGGTGACCGACCTGGGCGCGATCGACGCGCGTGAGGTGTCGTCGTTCCCGGTGGGCAGCGGCATCGTGCTCAGGGTCGGGCGCTACGGCCCGTACATCGAGCGTGGCGAGAAGGACTCCGAGAACCACCAGCGGGCGGACGTGCCCGAGGACATGGCCCCGGACGAGCTGACCGTCGAACTCGCCGAGGAACTGCTCGCCAAGCCGAGCGGCGACTTCGAGCTCGGCGCCGACCCGGTGTCGGGGCACCAGATCATCGCCCGGGACGGCCGCTACGGCCCGTACGTCACCGAGGTGCTCCCCGAGGGCACCCCGAAGACCGGCAAGAACGCCGTCAAGCCGCGTACGGCTTCGCTGTTCAAGTCGATGTCCCTGGACACGGTGACGCTTCAGGACGCGCTCAAGCTGATGTCGCTGCCGCGCGTCGTCGGCGCCGACGCCGAGGGCCAGGAGATCACCGCGCAGAACGGCCGCTACGGCCCGTACCTGAAGAAGGGCACGGACTCGCGCTCGCTGCAGACCGAGGACCAGCTCTTCACGATCACCCTCGAAGAGGCCCTGGAGATCTACTCCCAGCCCAAGCAGCGCGGCCGCGCGGCCACCAAGCCGCCGCTGAAGGAGCTGGGCGTCGACCCGGTCAGCGAGAAGCCGGTCGTCGTCAAGGACGGTCGCTTCGGGCCGTACGTCACCGACGGGGAGACCAACGCGACCCTGCGCTCCGGCGACAGCGTCGAGGAGATCACCCCGGAGCGCGGCTTCGAGCTGCTCGCGGAGAAGCGCGCGAAGGCGCCCGCCAAGAAGACGGCGAAGAAGGCCCCCGCGAAGAAGGCTCCGGCCAAGAAGGCGACGGCCGCCAAGAAGACGGCGGCGAAGAAGACCACGACCGCCGCGAAGAAGACGACCGCCAAGAAGACCACCGCGAAGAAGGCGACGGCTTCGAAGACGGCGTCGGACGAGTGA
- a CDS encoding small secreted protein has product MEGAKPVNKKLAAVLSGGAVLVLALSGCSSDNGNDKLDAWAKQVCDAVQPQAKKIEAANAAIQKETSDNSTPEEVRKTDAQAFQDMSDAYKAIGAAVQRAGAPNVDNGEKKKTDAVKELNDIAASYASLKTQVDKLDTKDQAKFADGLKDIATSLDKLSTSGNDALKNLEEGDVGKAMAKQDSCKTASAPASSGATAS; this is encoded by the coding sequence ATGGAAGGGGCCAAACCGGTGAACAAGAAGCTCGCGGCCGTACTGTCCGGCGGTGCGGTACTGGTACTGGCGCTGTCGGGATGCAGCAGCGACAACGGCAACGACAAGCTGGACGCCTGGGCCAAGCAGGTCTGCGACGCGGTGCAGCCGCAGGCCAAGAAGATCGAGGCCGCCAACGCAGCGATCCAGAAGGAGACCTCGGACAACAGCACGCCGGAAGAGGTCCGGAAGACCGATGCGCAGGCCTTCCAGGACATGTCCGACGCCTACAAGGCGATCGGTGCCGCGGTGCAGAGGGCCGGGGCGCCCAATGTCGACAACGGCGAGAAGAAGAAGACGGACGCGGTCAAGGAGCTCAACGACATCGCCGCCTCGTACGCCTCGCTGAAGACGCAGGTCGACAAGCTCGACACCAAGGACCAGGCGAAGTTCGCCGACGGTCTCAAGGACATCGCGACCTCGCTGGACAAGCTGAGCACGAGCGGCAACGACGCCCTGAAGAACCTCGAGGAGGGCGACGTCGGCAAGGCGATGGCCAAGCAGGACAGCTGCAAGACGGCGTCCGCCCCCGCCTCGTCCGGCGCGACGGCGAGCTGA
- a CDS encoding class I SAM-dependent methyltransferase, protein MSTSSLPALPATPASGRTGVTARLRDALLGASFTADGLLELLGAPAYAALARSETVPALRATRGDTPLEVLVRLFLLQQPVPYARVVGVLPVDACLESGWLVRAGGALEGNVAATVDVRPYGGPDGEDWFIVSDLGCAVGGAGGIGSREEGVVLGVGGASTTLAGITVRGPVSAALDLGTGSGIQALHAAQHATRVTATDLNPRALHITGLTLALSGAPAADLREGSLFEPVREDEKYDLIVSNPPFVISPGARLTYRDGGMGGDDLCRSIVQGAGELLNEGGFAQFLANWQHVEGEDWQDRLRSWVPRGCDAWIVQREVQDVTQYAELWLRDAGDHRGDPAEYQARYDAWLDEFEARKVRAVGFGWITLRRTGAAVPSITVEEWPHPVEQPLGDTVRAHFGRLDYLRAHDDAALLAAHFRLADEVVQEQVGLPGAEDPEHVVLRQHRGMRRATKVDTVGAGFAGVCDGSLSAGRILDAIAQLVGEDPVLLRDRTPAQIRLLVEQGFIEPA, encoded by the coding sequence GTGAGTACCTCCAGCCTGCCTGCCCTGCCCGCCACTCCCGCTTCCGGCCGTACCGGCGTGACCGCCCGGCTGCGGGACGCCCTGCTCGGGGCGTCCTTCACCGCCGACGGGCTGCTCGAACTGCTCGGCGCCCCCGCGTACGCGGCACTGGCCCGCAGCGAGACCGTGCCCGCGCTCAGGGCGACCCGCGGGGACACGCCCCTGGAGGTGCTCGTACGGCTGTTCCTGTTGCAGCAGCCGGTGCCGTACGCGCGCGTGGTGGGCGTTCTGCCGGTCGACGCGTGTCTGGAGAGCGGCTGGCTGGTGCGGGCCGGCGGAGCACTTGAGGGCAACGTCGCCGCGACCGTGGATGTACGGCCGTACGGCGGGCCCGACGGCGAGGACTGGTTCATCGTGTCCGACCTGGGGTGCGCGGTCGGCGGGGCCGGCGGGATCGGCAGCCGTGAGGAGGGCGTCGTCCTCGGCGTCGGTGGCGCCTCCACCACTCTCGCGGGCATCACCGTCCGCGGGCCCGTCTCCGCCGCCCTCGACCTCGGCACCGGCTCCGGCATCCAGGCACTGCACGCCGCGCAGCACGCCACGCGCGTGACGGCGACGGATCTCAACCCGCGCGCGTTGCACATCACCGGGCTCACGCTGGCCCTGTCCGGCGCCCCTGCGGCCGACCTGCGCGAGGGCTCCCTCTTCGAGCCGGTGCGCGAGGACGAGAAGTACGACCTGATCGTGTCGAACCCGCCCTTCGTGATCTCGCCGGGCGCGCGACTGACGTATCGCGACGGTGGGATGGGCGGGGACGATCTGTGCCGCTCGATCGTTCAAGGGGCGGGAGAGCTGCTGAACGAGGGCGGGTTCGCGCAGTTCCTCGCCAACTGGCAGCACGTGGAGGGGGAGGACTGGCAGGACAGGCTCCGGTCGTGGGTGCCGCGCGGGTGCGACGCCTGGATCGTGCAGCGCGAGGTGCAGGACGTCACGCAGTACGCCGAGCTGTGGCTCAGGGACGCCGGCGACCACCGCGGGGACCCGGCCGAGTACCAGGCGCGGTACGACGCGTGGCTGGACGAGTTCGAGGCACGCAAGGTGAGGGCCGTCGGGTTCGGCTGGATCACCCTGCGCAGGACGGGTGCCGCGGTGCCCTCGATCACCGTGGAGGAGTGGCCGCACCCGGTCGAGCAGCCGCTGGGCGACACGGTACGGGCGCACTTCGGCCGTCTCGACTACCTGCGGGCGCACGACGACGCGGCGCTGCTGGCGGCGCACTTCAGGCTCGCCGACGAGGTCGTCCAGGAGCAGGTCGGGCTGCCCGGCGCCGAGGACCCGGAGCACGTCGTGCTGCGCCAGCACCGTGGCATGCGGCGGGCCACCAAGGTGGACACGGTCGGCGCGGGTTTCGCGGGCGTCTGCGACGGTTCGCTGAGCGCGGGCCGCATCCTGGACGCGATCGCCCAACTGGTGGGCGAAGACCCGGTGTTGCTGCGCGACCGCACACCGGCACAGATCAGGCTGCTGGTGGAGCAGGGGTTCATCGAGCCGGCCTGA
- the tmk gene encoding dTMP kinase, with protein MTRAEQPTAHHPAPDDALVADSRERAVRALLRRPQLRRLWSAQLVGSVGDTLALLVLVLLALQAAISEGSFGGGYRGVAFAVATVFGVRILATLLFGAVLLGPLTSLTSQEGPLDRRWTMVGADAVRVLALIVAPLWIDWTPDDALAVLLVTAFVTGVAERFWTVCRESAAPALLPAPPLEGATVRPLPDHMDALRRLSLRTSFVAIPLAAATLVVAGLLNNLLGAGIDWFGQHQAALASYVAAGLFAASLSVVTFLELPDTRTPRARSPLEGLRRPKTGTGVDKGRTGAIPLLVLACAAVAGAISAAVAVCVLHAKDLGGGPVMFGLLVLALTGGVVVGIRTAPSVLPTLSRRRLLALAIAFTGVALLAAGLVPDVTSVLLIVALAGIGAGVAANTGHTLLDQEAEDYRRARTTEHLHAVVRVCVALGAVIAPVVAAGIGPHRLENGKFVFTHGGAAFTLMLVGALLLPVAALVLAKVDDRSGVPLRHDLRDALLGGDDPVETPTTTGFLIALEGGDGAGKSTQAEALAEWIRAKGHEVVLTREPGATPVGKRLRSILLDVSSAGLSHRAEALLYAADRAEHVDTVVRPALERGAVVVSDRYIDSSVAYQGAGRDLSPTEIARINRWATNGLVPHLTVLLDVSPEIARERFTEAPDRLESEPAEFHARVRSGFLTLAAADPGRYLVVDAGQEAEAVTTVVRHRLDQMLPLSEAEVKAQEEARKKAEEEARRKAEEEAARKAEEERLERERQEQLERLRAEEEERKRRELEEAQRREAERQAEEARLRAEEARRRAEEEQARLLAEEKARAEEEARRKVEEERRRKQAEEEARLHAEAEALRLEKQRKAEEALLRAEEARRLAEQAAAAADAGPRQPTPPAAPPEASTVPTPVVTPTNASGGPVEETAVLRPVRDERQRGARSDRPAGESESEVTAKLPQPPAPAGAADETAVLPPVRPGAADETAVLPPVVPGAADETAVLPPVPSTAADETAVLPPVRADDPAHRVPPGFFRDEQRAARPDGAEDRTREMPQVGAEGEPRRRARSDWAEETPLDDLPTLADELLGPREDEADDDAGRGRRGRGRRG; from the coding sequence ATGACGCGAGCCGAGCAACCAACGGCCCACCACCCGGCCCCCGACGACGCCCTGGTCGCGGACTCCCGCGAGCGGGCAGTCCGCGCCCTGCTGCGCCGGCCGCAGCTGAGGCGGTTGTGGAGCGCGCAGCTCGTGGGATCGGTCGGCGACACCCTCGCCCTTCTTGTGCTGGTGCTTCTCGCCCTTCAAGCGGCGATCAGCGAGGGCTCGTTCGGTGGTGGCTATCGCGGCGTCGCGTTCGCAGTGGCGACCGTTTTCGGGGTGCGCATCCTGGCGACGCTGCTCTTCGGAGCCGTCCTGCTCGGCCCCCTGACCTCGCTCACCTCGCAGGAGGGGCCGCTCGACCGCCGCTGGACCATGGTCGGCGCCGACGCCGTGCGGGTCCTCGCGCTGATCGTCGCCCCCCTGTGGATCGACTGGACGCCGGACGACGCGCTGGCCGTCCTCCTGGTGACCGCCTTCGTGACCGGAGTCGCCGAGCGCTTCTGGACGGTGTGCCGCGAGAGCGCGGCGCCCGCGCTGCTGCCCGCGCCGCCCCTGGAGGGCGCGACGGTACGGCCGCTGCCGGACCACATGGACGCCCTGCGCCGCCTGTCGCTGCGTACGTCCTTCGTCGCGATCCCTCTCGCGGCGGCCACCCTTGTCGTCGCGGGGCTGCTCAACAACCTGCTGGGCGCCGGGATCGACTGGTTCGGGCAGCACCAGGCGGCGCTCGCCTCGTACGTGGCCGCCGGACTGTTCGCCGCGTCCCTGTCCGTGGTGACGTTCCTGGAACTGCCCGACACGCGTACCCCGCGAGCGCGTTCGCCGCTGGAGGGACTGCGCCGCCCCAAGACGGGCACGGGCGTGGACAAGGGCCGTACGGGGGCCATTCCGCTGCTGGTGCTCGCGTGCGCCGCCGTCGCGGGTGCGATCTCCGCGGCCGTCGCCGTCTGCGTGCTGCACGCCAAGGACCTGGGCGGCGGCCCTGTGATGTTCGGGCTGCTGGTCCTCGCGCTGACGGGCGGAGTCGTCGTCGGCATCCGCACGGCACCCTCCGTGCTGCCCACCCTTTCGCGCCGCAGGCTGCTCGCGCTGGCGATCGCCTTCACCGGCGTCGCGCTGCTGGCGGCCGGCCTCGTCCCCGACGTCACCTCGGTCCTGCTGATCGTCGCGCTGGCCGGCATCGGTGCGGGCGTGGCCGCCAACACCGGGCACACACTGCTGGACCAGGAGGCCGAGGACTACCGCCGGGCGCGCACCACGGAGCACCTGCACGCGGTCGTACGGGTCTGTGTGGCGCTCGGCGCGGTGATCGCGCCCGTGGTGGCGGCGGGGATCGGCCCGCACCGGCTGGAGAACGGCAAGTTCGTGTTCACGCACGGCGGCGCCGCGTTCACGCTGATGCTGGTCGGCGCGCTGCTGCTGCCCGTGGCCGCGCTGGTCCTGGCCAAGGTCGACGACCGCTCGGGGGTGCCGCTGCGGCACGACCTGCGGGACGCGCTGCTGGGCGGCGACGACCCGGTCGAGACGCCCACGACGACCGGTTTCCTCATCGCCCTGGAGGGCGGCGACGGAGCCGGCAAGTCCACGCAGGCCGAGGCGCTCGCCGAGTGGATCCGGGCCAAGGGTCACGAGGTCGTGCTGACCCGCGAGCCGGGCGCGACGCCGGTGGGCAAGCGGCTGCGGTCGATCCTGCTGGACGTGTCGAGCGCGGGGCTGTCCCACCGCGCGGAGGCGCTGCTGTACGCGGCGGACCGCGCGGAACACGTCGACACGGTGGTCAGGCCCGCACTGGAGCGGGGCGCCGTGGTCGTCTCCGACCGCTACATCGACTCCTCGGTGGCTTACCAGGGAGCGGGCCGCGATCTGTCCCCGACCGAGATCGCCCGCATCAACCGCTGGGCGACCAACGGCCTCGTACCGCATCTGACCGTGCTGCTCGACGTCTCGCCGGAGATCGCTCGCGAGCGGTTCACGGAGGCTCCGGACCGGCTGGAGTCGGAGCCGGCCGAGTTCCACGCGCGCGTGCGGTCCGGTTTCCTCACGCTGGCCGCGGCCGACCCCGGGCGGTACCTGGTCGTGGACGCCGGCCAGGAGGCCGAGGCCGTCACCACCGTCGTACGGCACCGGCTCGACCAGATGCTGCCGCTGTCCGAGGCCGAGGTGAAGGCCCAGGAGGAGGCGCGGAAGAAGGCCGAGGAGGAGGCCCGCCGCAAGGCCGAGGAAGAGGCCGCGCGGAAGGCCGAGGAAGAGCGTCTGGAGCGCGAGCGCCAGGAACAGCTCGAGCGGCTGCGCGCCGAGGAGGAGGAGCGCAAGCGGCGCGAGCTGGAGGAGGCGCAGCGGCGCGAGGCCGAGCGGCAGGCGGAGGAGGCCCGGCTGCGGGCCGAGGAAGCGCGTCGCCGTGCCGAGGAGGAGCAGGCACGACTCCTCGCGGAGGAGAAGGCACGCGCCGAGGAGGAAGCCCGCCGCAAGGTCGAGGAGGAGCGGCGGCGCAAGCAGGCCGAGGAAGAGGCCCGGCTCCATGCCGAGGCCGAGGCACTGCGCCTGGAGAAGCAGCGCAAGGCCGAGGAGGCGCTGCTGCGGGCCGAGGAGGCCAGGCGGCTCGCCGAGCAGGCCGCGGCCGCCGCGGATGCCGGGCCCAGGCAGCCGACGCCTCCCGCGGCTCCGCCGGAGGCGTCCACCGTGCCGACGCCTGTGGTGACGCCGACCAACGCGTCGGGCGGGCCGGTGGAGGAGACCGCGGTGCTGCGCCCGGTACGGGACGAGCGGCAGCGCGGAGCGCGAAGCGACCGTCCGGCCGGTGAGTCCGAGTCCGAGGTGACGGCGAAGCTGCCGCAGCCGCCGGCACCTGCCGGGGCGGCGGACGAGACGGCTGTGCTGCCGCCGGTGAGGCCGGGTGCGGCGGACGAGACAGCGGTACTGCCGCCGGTCGTGCCGGGTGCGGCCGACGAGACGGCCGTGTTGCCACCGGTGCCTTCCACGGCCGCGGACGAGACCGCTGTACTGCCTCCCGTGCGCGCCGACGATCCCGCGCATCGGGTTCCGCCGGGCTTCTTCCGGGACGAGCAGCGGGCGGCACGTCCGGACGGGGCCGAGGACCGTACGCGCGAGATGCCACAGGTCGGTGCCGAGGGCGAGCCCCGGCGACGGGCCCGCTCGGACTGGGCCGAGGAGACCCCGCTGGACGATCTGCCGACACTGGCGGACGAACTGCTCGGCCCGCGCGAGGACGAGGCCGACGACGATGCGGGCCGGGGGCGCCGGGGCCGCGGGCGTCGCGGCTGA
- a CDS encoding protein kinase domain-containing protein, translating into MTGETPDHGEGRVINGRYRLLRTLGAGGMGRVWLAYDEELACEVAMKEIALPDVPMDASEPAQRIARARSEARHAARLRGHPHVATVHDVVVHEGLPWIVIEYVPDAVDLQAVVRRSGPLPPAQVARIGLGVLDALTAGHRIGILHRDVKPANILLASDASGDPYARVLLTDYGIALMPESREPRLTATAGILGTPGYLAPERARGEPPTPAADLFSLGATLYAAVEGRGPFDRHGDYATLTALLGEEPAPAARAGELAPVLQGLLVKDPVRRSSPERVVRGLERVMQAASPAGWGGRAVAGGFGPPPGGFGPPEGFGAVAASAEGRGGKPEGAGGGGTPGGAGVAPGGAGGSGGPVAEGPPPGHVGSAPPAYDGGVPPGYVGGPPPGYVAGAPYAGWSGGQASGTPQAPGAPPAPHTPQTPHTPTGAPDTPGARAAGPATPGGAPGAPPYDVWRQPTPQHPADPANPYAQGPGSPYAGGGAQSPYAGGGASPPTPGSAPAPPYAGGGPTPSYGEAGTQPPYAGGGAAPPGARPMYATGTPGGYWSAPTAPGTGGPALPPPPRARSAGKKRPAIVALVVGALLVIAGGTWGVVSLTGRGHEGGKNSAATKKSPSASASRRSPSPTGPALPYGDVVGLSRPLETGDCVKAVWSGTPFRSAPNLGVVDCADDWPDGQVASVDTATDYADARAQGARRCGSQTKAVVDALPDAEGYAVLPTRDGFAAAGSGTACLVLGRHTAIGGEVGRFRDEGSNLWVGQMSVGDCWDYKEVDDGYKAPLTDCAKPHTEQVIGAVQAPDKMTYKKGIDNANKLCSNKFESTWAPGPERVVYGWVADRSDWDHGFSKAVCTVSRTDNKKTTGKIPVPGSV; encoded by the coding sequence ATGACGGGGGAGACACCGGACCACGGCGAAGGCCGGGTCATCAACGGGCGGTACCGGCTGCTGCGGACGCTCGGCGCGGGCGGCATGGGCCGCGTATGGCTCGCGTACGACGAGGAGTTGGCCTGCGAAGTCGCGATGAAGGAGATCGCCCTTCCGGACGTGCCGATGGACGCGAGTGAGCCCGCCCAGCGCATCGCGCGCGCCCGCAGCGAGGCCCGGCACGCGGCCCGCCTGCGCGGACATCCGCATGTGGCGACGGTGCACGACGTGGTGGTGCACGAGGGGCTGCCCTGGATCGTCATCGAGTACGTGCCGGACGCGGTCGACCTCCAGGCGGTCGTACGGCGTTCGGGTCCGCTGCCGCCCGCCCAGGTGGCCCGCATCGGGCTCGGCGTCCTCGACGCGCTCACCGCCGGACACCGCATCGGCATCCTGCACAGGGATGTGAAACCGGCCAACATCCTTCTGGCGTCGGACGCTTCGGGCGACCCCTACGCGCGCGTGCTGCTCACCGACTACGGCATCGCGCTCATGCCGGAGTCCCGCGAGCCGCGGCTCACCGCCACCGCCGGCATCCTCGGCACACCCGGCTATCTCGCCCCCGAGCGCGCGCGTGGCGAACCGCCCACGCCCGCCGCGGACCTGTTCTCCCTGGGCGCCACGCTGTACGCCGCCGTCGAGGGCCGCGGCCCCTTCGACCGGCACGGCGACTACGCCACCCTGACCGCGCTCCTCGGCGAGGAGCCCGCACCGGCGGCCCGCGCGGGCGAACTGGCGCCCGTACTGCAGGGGTTGCTGGTCAAGGACCCGGTGCGCAGGTCCTCGCCGGAGAGGGTCGTGCGCGGGCTGGAGCGGGTGATGCAGGCTGCCTCGCCGGCCGGGTGGGGCGGGAGAGCGGTGGCGGGGGGCTTCGGGCCGCCACCGGGAGGCTTCGGGCCGCCCGAGGGGTTCGGGGCGGTGGCGGCGTCCGCCGAGGGGCGCGGCGGGAAGCCGGAGGGCGCCGGGGGCGGTGGCACGCCCGGAGGAGCAGGCGTGGCGCCCGGTGGTGCGGGGGGCTCCGGAGGTCCGGTCGCGGAGGGCCCGCCTCCCGGACACGTCGGGAGCGCGCCGCCCGCGTACGACGGCGGTGTGCCTCCCGGATACGTCGGTGGACCGCCTCCCGGATACGTCGCGGGTGCGCCGTACGCCGGCTGGAGCGGAGGTCAGGCGTCGGGCACCCCGCAGGCACCCGGCGCGCCACCGGCTCCCCACACCCCGCAGACACCCCACACCCCGACGGGCGCCCCCGACACCCCGGGAGCCCGCGCCGCCGGTCCGGCCACACCGGGCGGTGCGCCGGGCGCGCCGCCGTACGACGTGTGGCGGCAGCCCACCCCACAGCACCCCGCCGACCCGGCCAACCCGTACGCGCAAGGACCCGGCTCGCCCTACGCCGGCGGTGGCGCGCAGTCTCCGTACGCGGGCGGCGGAGCCTCGCCGCCGACCCCGGGGAGCGCGCCCGCGCCCCCGTACGCGGGTGGCGGCCCTACACCGTCGTACGGCGAAGCGGGCACCCAGCCCCCGTATGCGGGCGGCGGCGCGGCACCTCCGGGCGCGCGACCCATGTACGCCACCGGTACCCCGGGCGGCTACTGGAGCGCTCCGACCGCGCCCGGTACGGGCGGTCCGGCGCTGCCGCCTCCGCCGCGGGCGAGGTCCGCCGGGAAGAAGCGGCCGGCGATCGTCGCGCTGGTCGTCGGCGCCCTCCTCGTCATAGCCGGTGGCACCTGGGGGGTCGTCTCGCTGACCGGTCGGGGCCACGAGGGGGGCAAGAACAGCGCGGCCACCAAGAAGTCGCCCTCGGCGAGCGCGTCACGGCGGTCGCCGTCACCGACCGGGCCCGCGTTGCCGTACGGCGACGTGGTCGGACTCAGCAGGCCGCTGGAGACCGGGGACTGCGTGAAGGCGGTCTGGTCGGGGACGCCGTTCAGGTCGGCGCCGAACCTGGGCGTGGTGGACTGCGCGGACGACTGGCCCGACGGCCAGGTCGCGTCGGTCGACACGGCCACCGACTACGCCGACGCGCGTGCCCAGGGTGCGAGGCGCTGCGGAAGCCAGACCAAGGCGGTCGTCGACGCGCTGCCGGACGCGGAGGGCTACGCCGTCCTGCCGACCAGGGACGGGTTCGCCGCGGCCGGCAGCGGTACGGCATGCCTCGTACTCGGACGGCATACCGCGATAGGCGGCGAGGTGGGCCGATTCCGGGACGAGGGCTCGAATTTGTGGGTCGGTCAGATGAGTGTCGGTGACTGCTGGGACTACAAGGAAGTCGACGACGGTTACAAGGCACCGCTGACCGACTGTGCCAAGCCCCACACCGAGCAGGTCATAGGGGCTGTTCAGGCTCCCGACAAAATGACCTACAAGAAGGGCATCGACAACGCGAACAAGCTGTGCAGCAACAAATTCGAGTCGACCTGGGCGCCGGGGCCCGAGCGCGTCGTGTACGGCTGGGTGGCTGACCGGAGCGACTGGGACCACGGCTTCAGCAAGGCGGTGTGCACGGTGAGCCGGACCGACAACAAGAAGACGACCGGAAAGATACCCGTGCCCGGTTCGGTCTGA